Proteins co-encoded in one Corvus moneduloides isolate bCorMon1 chromosome 7, bCorMon1.pri, whole genome shotgun sequence genomic window:
- the KLHL41 gene encoding kelch-like protein 41 → MTIVTKSNSCFFQSLTAARAALFFQIPTCKSMYLYLASEIKLQRLHTGQKAHWSAFFTDKPLGRQQLKVSTPSPFPSVCEMDSQRELTEELRLYQSTLLQDGLKELLEEKKFVDCSLKAGDRSLPCHRLILSACSPYFREYFLSEQNEEKKKEVVLDNVDPNILDMIVKYLYSASIDLNDSNVQDIFALASRFQIPSVFTVCVSYLQKRLAVGNCLAILRLGVLLDCPRLAFSARDFVSDHFVQICKEEDFMQLAPHELISVISPDSLNVEKEELVFEAVMRWVRTDKENRVKSLGEIFDCIRFRLMPEKYFKEQVEKDDIIKSNSDLQKKVKIIKDAFAGKLPDSSKSTEKSAKGEVNGDVGDEDLLPGYLNDLPRHGMFVKDLILLVNDTAAVAYDPLENECYLAALAEQIPRNHSSIVTKQNQVYVVGGLYVEEENKDQPFQSYFFQLDSIAGEWVALPPLPSARCLFGLGESDNKIYVIAGKDLRTEESLDSVLCYDPVAMKWGEIKKLPIKVYGHATISNNGLIYCLGGKTDDKKCTNRLFVYNPKKGDWRDLAPMKVPRSMFGTAIHKGKIVIAGGVTEEGLTASVEAFDLTTNKWEIMSEFPQERSSISLVTLSGALYAIGGFAMIQLESKEFAPSEVTDIWKYDDEKKEWVGILKEIRYATGASCLATRLNLFKLSKL, encoded by the exons ATGACCATAGTGACTAAGAGCAACAGTTGCTTCTTTCAGTCTTTGACAGCTGCAAGAGCAGCTCTGTTTTTCCAAATTCCGACCTGTAAGAGTATGTACCTATATTTAGCTAGCGAGATTAAGTTGCAGAGGCTTCACACAGGGCAAAAAGCACATTGGTCTGCCTTTTTTACAGACAAACCTTTGGGCAGACAACAGCTAAAGGTTTCTactccctcccctttcccaagTGTTTGCGAAATGGATTCCCAAAGGGAACTCACTGAAGAGCTCAGACTTTACCAATCCACCCTCCTTCAGGATGGCCTCAAGGAACTCCTTGAAGAGAAAAAGTTTGTAGATTGCTCTCTAAAAGCTGGTGACAGAAGCCTGCCTTGCCACAGATTGATTCTGTCGGCATGTAGCCCTTATTTTCGTGAGTATTTCTTATCTGagcaaaatgaagagaaaaagaaggaggtAGTTCTAGATAATGTTGACCCCAACATCCTGGATATGATTGTCAAATACCTTTATTCAGCAAGTATTGATCTCAATGATTCTAACGTGCAAGATATTTTTGCTTTGGCCAGCCGCTTTCAGATCCCTTCTGTATTCACTGTGTGCGTCTCCTATCTTCAGAAGAGGCTTGCTGTTGGTAACTGTCTGGCCATCCTTCGATTAGGTGTCCTGCTTGATTGCCCAAGACTTGCATTTTCTGCCCGTGATTTTGTTTCAGATCATTTTGTGCAGATCTGCAAAGAAGAGGACTTCATGCAGCTTGCCCCGCATGAACTTATCTCAGTTATTTCACCTGACAGTTTAAATGTAGAGAAGGAAGAACTGGTATTCGAAGCAGTAATGAGATGGGTCCGAACAGACAAGGAGAACAGAGTAAAGAGCCTGGGGGAAATTTTTGACTGCATACGTTTTCGTCTTAtgccagaaaaatatttcaaagaacagGTTGAGAAGGATGATATAATTAAAAGCAACTCTGACCTTCAGAAAAAAGTAAAGATTATTAAGGATGCTTTTGCTGGGAAACTGCCTGACTCTagcaaaagcacagaaaagtcaGCCAAAGGGGAGGTGAATGGCGATGTAGGAGATGAAGATTTATTGCCTGGCTACCTAAATGACCTTCCCAGGCATGGCATGTTCGTCAAAGACCTGATTCTTCTGGTTAATGACACTGCTGCAGTAGCCTATGATCCTCTTGAAAATGAATGCTACTTAGCAGCCCTCGCAGAACAGATTCCCAGAAATCATTCCAGTATAGTCACCAAACAAAATCAGGTCTATGTTGTTGGAGGACTGTATGTGGAAGAGGAGAACAAGGATCAGCCTTTCCAGTCATACTTCTTCCAG CTGGATAGCATTGCTGGTGAGTGGGTTGCCCTTCCTCCACTGCCATCAGCCAGGTGTCTCTTCGGTCTGGGAGAGTCAGACAACAAGATCTATGTGATAGCAGGCAAGGACCTTCGCACTGAGGAGTCGCTAGATTCAGTATTGTGCTATGACCCTGT GGCAATGAAATGGGGTGAGATCAAAAAACTACCCATCAAAGTATATGGCCATGCAACTATCTCAAACAATGGACTGATATATTGTCTTGGTGGAAAAACTGATGATAA gaAATGCACTAATAGACTATTTGTGTACAATCCCAAGAAAGGAGACTGGAGAGACCTGGCTCCAATGAAAGTGCCTCGCTCGATGTTTGGAACAGCCATCCATAAGGGCAAGATTGTCATTGCAGGTGGTGTCACTGAGGAAGGCCTTACTGCATCTGTTGAAGCTTTTGATCTGACCACTAATAA ATGGGAGATTATGTCTGAATTTCCCCAAGAGAGAAGTTCCATCAGTTTAGTCACTTTAAGTGGAGCTTTGTATGCTATTGGAGGCTTTGCAATGATTCAACTTGAATCTAAAGAATTTGCACCTAGTGAAGTCACTGACATATGGAA GTATGATGATGAGAAGAAGGAATGGGTTGGCATACTGAAAGAGATCCGATATGCTACTGGAGCCTCCTGCCTGGCCACACGCTTAAACCTCTTCAAGTTATCAAAACTGTAA
- the BBS5 gene encoding Bardet-Biedl syndrome 5 protein isoform X1 — MSGVLDVLWEDRDVRFDISPQQMKMRPGEVLIDCLESVEDTKGNNGDRGRLLVTNLRIIWRSLSLPRVNLSVGYNCVINITTRTANSKLRGQTEALYILTKCNNTRFEFIFTNVVPGSPRLFTSVIAVHRAYETSKMYRDLKLRSALIQNKQLRLLPQEQIYDKVNGVWNLSSDQGNLGTFFITNVRIVWHANMNDSFNVSIPYLQIRSIKMRDSKFGLALVIESSQQSGGYVLGFKIDPVEKLQEAVKEINSLHKVYSANPIFGVDYEMEEKPQPLEDLTVEQVPDDVEIESDEHTDAFVAYFADENKQHDREPVFSEELGLAIEKLKDGFTLQGLWEVMT, encoded by the exons ATGAGCGGGGTACTGGACGTGCTGTGGGAGGACCGGGATGTCCGCTTCGACATCTCCCCGCA acaaatGAAAATGAGACCTGGAGAGGTCCTTATAGACTGCTTAGAGTCTGTTGAAGATACCAAAGGAAACAATGGAGACAGAG GCCGACTGCTTGTGACAAATTTGCGGATCATTTGGCGCTCACTGTCGTTGCCCAGAGTCAATCTCT CTGTCGGTTACAACTGTGTTATAAATATAACTACAAGAACTGCCAACTCA AAATTACGAGGGCAGACAGAAGCTCTGTATATATTGACTAAATGTAACAATACTCGGTTTGAGTTCATATTTACCAATGTTGTTCCTGGAAGTCCCAGACTCTTCACTTCAGTTATTGCTGTGCACAG agCTTATGAAACTTCCAAAATGTATCGTGATCTGAAGCTGAGAAGTGCATTGATTCAAAACAAGCAACTGAGATTGTTACCACAGGAACAAATATATGATAAAGTCAATGGAGTTTGGAATTTATCAAGTGACCAG GGAAATTTGGGAACATTTTTTATTACTAATGTGAGAATAGTTTGGCATGCAAATATGAACGACAGCTTTAATGTCAGCATACCATATCTACAAATT CGTTCAATAAAAATGAGAGACTCCAAGTTTGGTTTGGCACTTGTGATAGAGAGTTCTCAGCAG AGTGGAGGATATGTACTTGGTTTTAAAATAGACCCTGTAGAGAAACTACAGGAGGCAGTGAAAGAGATTAATTCACTTCACAAAGTTTATTCAGCTAATCCTATATTTGGAGTGGATtatgaaatggaagaaaag CCTCAACCCCTTGAAGACCTAACAGTGGAGCAGGTTCCAGATGATGTGGAAATAGAATCTGATGAACATACAGATGCTTTTGTG gcTTACTTTGCTGATGAAAACAAG CAACACGATCGGGAGCCtgttttttcagaagaactGGGACTTGCAATAGAGAAGCTAAAGGACGGATTCACACTCCAGGGACTCTGGGAAGTAATGACCTGA
- the BBS5 gene encoding Bardet-Biedl syndrome 5 protein isoform X2, with amino-acid sequence MSGVLDVLWEDRDVRFDISPQQMKMRPGEVLIDCLESVEDTKGNNGDRGRLLVTNLRIIWRSLSLPRVNLSVGYNCVINITTRTANSKLRGQTEALYILTKCNNTRFEFIFTNVVPGSPRLFTSVIAVHRAYETSKMYRDLKLRSALIQNKQLRLLPQEQIYDKVNGVWNLSSDQGNLGTFFITNVRIVWHANMNDSFNVSIPYLQIRSIKMRDSKFGLALVIESSQQPQPLEDLTVEQVPDDVEIESDEHTDAFVAYFADENKQHDREPVFSEELGLAIEKLKDGFTLQGLWEVMT; translated from the exons ATGAGCGGGGTACTGGACGTGCTGTGGGAGGACCGGGATGTCCGCTTCGACATCTCCCCGCA acaaatGAAAATGAGACCTGGAGAGGTCCTTATAGACTGCTTAGAGTCTGTTGAAGATACCAAAGGAAACAATGGAGACAGAG GCCGACTGCTTGTGACAAATTTGCGGATCATTTGGCGCTCACTGTCGTTGCCCAGAGTCAATCTCT CTGTCGGTTACAACTGTGTTATAAATATAACTACAAGAACTGCCAACTCA AAATTACGAGGGCAGACAGAAGCTCTGTATATATTGACTAAATGTAACAATACTCGGTTTGAGTTCATATTTACCAATGTTGTTCCTGGAAGTCCCAGACTCTTCACTTCAGTTATTGCTGTGCACAG agCTTATGAAACTTCCAAAATGTATCGTGATCTGAAGCTGAGAAGTGCATTGATTCAAAACAAGCAACTGAGATTGTTACCACAGGAACAAATATATGATAAAGTCAATGGAGTTTGGAATTTATCAAGTGACCAG GGAAATTTGGGAACATTTTTTATTACTAATGTGAGAATAGTTTGGCATGCAAATATGAACGACAGCTTTAATGTCAGCATACCATATCTACAAATT CGTTCAATAAAAATGAGAGACTCCAAGTTTGGTTTGGCACTTGTGATAGAGAGTTCTCAGCAG CCTCAACCCCTTGAAGACCTAACAGTGGAGCAGGTTCCAGATGATGTGGAAATAGAATCTGATGAACATACAGATGCTTTTGTG gcTTACTTTGCTGATGAAAACAAG CAACACGATCGGGAGCCtgttttttcagaagaactGGGACTTGCAATAGAGAAGCTAAAGGACGGATTCACACTCCAGGGACTCTGGGAAGTAATGACCTGA